The DNA window AATCCAAGACTGGTTAGAAATAGAACTCGGTAAAGAAATAAAATACCATCCAAAGCAAGCTCTGCCTGGCTTTCATATCTTCCTTGGTGACGAACTTTTTGAAATCCCTGTTGCTTCCAGACATGTTGATTTGCAATATAGAGATCTTGATTGGGGCGACTTGAAATACAAACCTGAAGACTCTTGGAGCTTTACAGCCTATATCAAACTACCAGCCAATGGTGGTGGTATGTCAGTTTGGGACTATAGTCATCAAGACTTACTAGAATTAGATCCACTAGCCAGGGAAGCCAAGCTTAGTGCAGCAGAGTCTCAGTATCATCAATTCCAAGAAGGCGACATCGTCATTCACTCTGGACTTCGCTATCATCAAATTGCTCCAATGGAAGAGCCGACTGAAGAAGATCAAAGAATTAGCTTGCAAGGACATGCTATTTTGGCTGATGATGGAATTTATTACCTCTATTGGTAGCGATTATCTTACCTTTCTTGCGCATAGTCGCAAACACGTGCTATTTTTCTCTTGAATGAAGAATTTTCGTAGAAAGATTTTAGTTTCAGTTTTTGTTTTTGTAATCTTTTTTCCAAGTATCGCTAAAGCGGGTGTGGTTACAGGGGAACTTATAGAAGTTGACTCCGAACAGCGCGAAGAACTAGACGCTTACAGAGTCAAACTTGATGAATGTAACAGTGACAAATACAGTCTAGAAATCAGAGCTAAAGATCTTGATAAAAAGATAGCTGACCTTGCTGCCAAAATGAAAAGTTTGGCAATGAACAATGACAGACTCAACGGTGAACTTAACACACTGAAAGCAGAGAATACAAAATTATTATCAGAAAGAATAACAAGCCTTAAAGAAGAAACAACCACAACAACTACTGAAACTGCTACCAATGCTAAAAAGCAAGCAGTAGTCAAAAGCAAAGACACTTGTGAATCACATCCAATCAAAAGCCCTCTTGGCGTAATCGTTGGTGCTCCAGTTGGATTAGTAGCAGGTGGTCTTAGAGGTGCAATCACTAAAGGTGTTGTAGTTTCAGACAGTATGCAAGAAAACCTTGGGGAAAGTCTGCCAGCTCAATTCGTTTCTAAGACAATTGGATTCGTAGTTGGTACAATACCTGGTGTTCTTTCAGGAATTATTACAGGATTCGTTGACGGTATCAGATACGGTTGGTGCAGTCCATTTACAGCAAAAAGTATCAGTCTAGAAGGTGACTTCGTTGGTGACTGGGATTCATACGATACTTTTAGATAGTAACAAATAGCTTCATGGCAAAATTCACAATATTACACAATCAACGTTGCGGCAAATCTCGTAATGCTCTCAAGTTACTAAAAGAGGAAGGGCATGATATGGAAGTTAGAGAGTATCTAGATGACCCGCTTTCAGAGAAAGAACTTCAAGAACTACTAGCAATTGCCAAGTTTAATAAACAAGATCTAGTTCGCAACAAAGAAGCTAAAGATTCGGGCGTGAATACAAAAACAGACGACTTGGTCAAAGCCATTGCTAAGTATCCCAATATCATGCAAAGACCTGTAGTTATCAAAGATGGCAGAGCCGTGATAGCTAGGGATGATGGTTGGTTTGAGCAATTATAGGACTAATGCCAACGACCCTTTACAAAAAATAAAAATATCTCGGTCTTAGTTTATCAGCAAAACTTTTTTTGATGTCAATTAAACTAGGTTGCACAAAAAGAAAACTCATTTTCTGCATCAAAGTCTTGAGTACTAAAGCACCTTGATCATCATGGGTATCTACAATTAAACTTGGAATCATCCCTAAATTGATTCGTTTATAACCAAGCTCTTTAAAAAACAAAATAGTGTGCACAAACAAAAACTCCAGAATCTCAGAAGACAGTTCAGGAGATAGTCTAATCAAATCAATATTCAATTCCCCAGGCTGACCACTTGAAACCAAATTCACAAAAGCAACTACGTTACCTGCAAAGTTTTCGACAGTCATCACCGTCGTGGATTTAATATAATCAGGATCATAGGAACCAAGCGCAAAGCTCTTCTCCTCTTCACCATTAAGCAACCAAGCCTTGGAGACTTGTTTCAACTCGCCCAAAAATTCTTTACTGCAGGGATTTTTATAATAGCGCACTTTGTAACGCAACGAATCCAACAACCTCAATCCGGCTCTCAGACTCTTGTTCTTCTCACTAGCAATATTGAAACTTGATACATCAATAATAGATTCGTTACCAAGTTTGACATTCGAAAAACCTAAGCTTTGATATGTCTCTGCTAACTGTGGTGAGGTTTGAAAAAAACATGGCTTAAGGTTTTGTTCTTGACAATAGTTTTTAAAACTATTTACTAATGGAGCAAGGTCATCAATCGCTCCAACTGGATCGCCCAAAACCATAGAGATATTTGCAAAATTGGAATATGCCAAAAAAGCATTTAAACCTTCCGCAAAATAGAATGACTTATCATCCCAAAGTTTGTAATAATCTAAACTCCATCTACCAAACTTCTCAACAAGCCCTGTTGCTTTTTGTTTATCAACGTTGTTCTTTTTAAGACCTAATAAGCCCAAAAGATCTGTGACTGATGTATTTAAGTAATTTTTATGATCTAGTTGCATAGCAGTAGTCTATATATCGGCAATTAGAGACAAAAACTGAAGGCTCAATAGGTCAAAAGGATGGCTTTTCATAAGGAATTTTATAAGAATATGCTAATATTGGCCTTATGAATAACGCTGTAGAAGAGTCTGTAACAATTGAAATACCCCCTATTCTCAAGGGCAAAAAGGTCCTAATCTCAGGATTAGCCAATAAACGCAGTATTGCTTGGGGAATCGCTCAAGCGATGCATCAAGCTGGCGCACAAATCATTTTTAGCTATCAAAGCGAAAGACTCAAAGGCGAAGTAGAGAAGGTCCTTGAAGGCAGTATCGACAATGCCACACTCGTTGAGCTAGACGTCGGAAGCGACGCAAGTCTAGATTCTGCTTTTGCAATTATCGACAAAGAGTTTGATGGCAAACTAGATGCTATGGTTCATTGCCTTGCATTTGCACCTCGTGAAACCCTGCAAGGTGGCTACGTTGACACTTTACGCGAACACTATGCATTGGCTCAAGACATTTCTAGCTATTCACTGGCTGCAATGGCACGCAAGGCAAGACCACTAATGCAAAAAGCTGGTGGAGGCTCGATCATTTCACTAAGCTATCTTGGAGCCGAGAAAGTAATCAAAAACTACAACATGATGGGTATCGCCAAAGCAGCTCTAGAAGCTGGTGTTCGTTACCTTGCTGGAGACCTTGGAGTAGACAATATTAGAGTCAACGCAATCTCAGCAGGTCCGGTTAAAACACTGGCGGCAAGAGGCATCGCAGACTTTACCACTATGCTTAACAAGCACGCAGAGATTGCTCCACTGAAACGCAATGTCAGTGTTGAAGATATTGGTGCAACTGCTACTTTCCTTGCAAGTTCAATGAGTAACGGCATTACCGGTGAAGTACTGCACGTAGATTGTGGTTACTCAATAATGGGATAGTTATCGCCATATCGTAAGCAATTACAAATATCAAGCAGATTTAAAATAACAGGATCTATAATTGAGTAAAAAACTACATTGCCTTCTTTACGAGTATTCACTAAATTGCGACTTCTCAATATTGAGAGTTGTTGAGAAACACTAGAACTTTGCGCGCCAAGAATACTAGATAATTCGCCGACACTATGTTCACCATCTCTAAGAGCATCAATGATCTAAATGCGAGCAGGATGTGCAAGGGCTTTAAATATTTCAGCTTTAAATTTTCTTAACTCTAACAAAGACGGTCCTTATATTCTTGAATATTCGAAACTAAATA is part of the Cyanobacteriota bacterium genome and encodes:
- a CDS encoding arsenate reductase (glutaredoxin) gives rise to the protein MAKFTILHNQRCGKSRNALKLLKEEGHDMEVREYLDDPLSEKELQELLAIAKFNKQDLVRNKEAKDSGVNTKTDDLVKAIAKYPNIMQRPVVIKDGRAVIARDDGWFEQL
- a CDS encoding phosphatidylglycerol lysyltransferase domain-containing protein, producing the protein MQLDHKNYLNTSVTDLLGLLGLKKNNVDKQKATGLVEKFGRWSLDYYKLWDDKSFYFAEGLNAFLAYSNFANISMVLGDPVGAIDDLAPLVNSFKNYCQEQNLKPCFFQTSPQLAETYQSLGFSNVKLGNESIIDVSSFNIASEKNKSLRAGLRLLDSLRYKVRYYKNPCSKEFLGELKQVSKAWLLNGEEEKSFALGSYDPDYIKSTTVMTVENFAGNVVAFVNLVSSGQPGELNIDLIRLSPELSSEILEFLFVHTILFFKELGYKRINLGMIPSLIVDTHDDQGALVLKTLMQKMSFLFVQPSLIDIKKSFADKLRPRYFYFL
- a CDS encoding enoyl-ACP reductase — its product is MNNAVEESVTIEIPPILKGKKVLISGLANKRSIAWGIAQAMHQAGAQIIFSYQSERLKGEVEKVLEGSIDNATLVELDVGSDASLDSAFAIIDKEFDGKLDAMVHCLAFAPRETLQGGYVDTLREHYALAQDISSYSLAAMARKARPLMQKAGGGSIISLSYLGAEKVIKNYNMMGIAKAALEAGVRYLAGDLGVDNIRVNAISAGPVKTLAARGIADFTTMLNKHAEIAPLKRNVSVEDIGATATFLASSMSNGITGEVLHVDCGYSIMG